From Camelina sativa cultivar DH55 chromosome 7, Cs, whole genome shotgun sequence, one genomic window encodes:
- the LOC104700959 gene encoding uncharacterized protein LOC104700959 isoform X2 — MAHFSVRLKLLSSNDGLSSRDQFRQSLFYMAGSGSPLVPVHNRSRFKFGARIFSSYSFPLKRKNTRDFDSTEKNLGIDEDNDEWDFDDGLETDDLSCFRGLVLDISYRPVNVVCWKRAICLEYMDKVPHLLQVVKRRRVKNSLSRKSILLRDDYTCQYCSSRENLTIDHVIPISRGGEWTWQNLVTACSRCNSRKGQKTVEEAQMKLLKVPKEPKDYDIVAIPLTNAAIRMLRSNKGMPEEWRRYLAKPLSEP, encoded by the exons ATGGCACATTTCTCTGTGAGACTTAAGCTTCTCTCTAGCAACGATGGATTATCCTCGAGAGACCAATTCCGCCAGAGCCTTTTTTATATGGCCGGTAGTGGCTCTCCCTTGGTTCCGGTTCATAATAGGAGCCGATTTAAGTTTGGTGCGAGAATTTTCTCGTCTTACTCTTTTCCTTTGAAGAGAAAGAACACGAGAGATTTCGATAGCACCGAGAAAAATCTTGGTATTGACGAAGACAACGATGAGTGGGATTTTGATGATGGTTTAGAGACTGATGATCTGTCTTGCTTCAGAGGCTTGGTTCTTGATATTTCATACAG gccGGTAAATGTGGTTTGTTGGAAGCGCGCAATCTGTCTCGAGTACATGGATAAG GTTCCACATTTGCTTCAGGttgtcaaaagaagaagagtgaaaaaCTCACTTAGTCGTAAAAGCATTTTACTGCGAGACGATTACACTTGTCA ATATTGTTCTTCCCGTGAAAACTTGACCATTGATCATGTTATACCAATCTCTCGAGGTGGAGAATGGACTTGGCAAAACCTG GTAACTGCATGTTCAAGATGCAACTCAAGGAAAGGTCAGAAGACAGTAGAAGAAGCACAGATGAAGTTACTCAAGGTCCCAAAG GAACCAAAAGACTATGACATTGTTGCAATACCATTAACAAATGCAGCTATAAGGATGCTGAGATCGAATAAGGGAATGCCAGAAGAATGGCGTCGGTATCTGGCGAAACCTTTGTCCGAGCCATAG
- the LOC104700959 gene encoding uncharacterized protein LOC104700959 isoform X1 — protein MAHFSVRLKLLSSNDGLSSRDQFRQSLFYMAGSGSPLVPVHNRSRFKFGARIFSSYSFPLKRKNTRDFDSTEKNLGIDEDNDEWDFDDGLETDDLSCFRGLVLDISYRPVNVVCWKRAICLEYMDKADVLEYYDQTVSSPTGSFYIPAVLRVPHLLQVVKRRRVKNSLSRKSILLRDDYTCQYCSSRENLTIDHVIPISRGGEWTWQNLVTACSRCNSRKGQKTVEEAQMKLLKVPKEPKDYDIVAIPLTNAAIRMLRSNKGMPEEWRRYLAKPLSEP, from the exons ATGGCACATTTCTCTGTGAGACTTAAGCTTCTCTCTAGCAACGATGGATTATCCTCGAGAGACCAATTCCGCCAGAGCCTTTTTTATATGGCCGGTAGTGGCTCTCCCTTGGTTCCGGTTCATAATAGGAGCCGATTTAAGTTTGGTGCGAGAATTTTCTCGTCTTACTCTTTTCCTTTGAAGAGAAAGAACACGAGAGATTTCGATAGCACCGAGAAAAATCTTGGTATTGACGAAGACAACGATGAGTGGGATTTTGATGATGGTTTAGAGACTGATGATCTGTCTTGCTTCAGAGGCTTGGTTCTTGATATTTCATACAG gccGGTAAATGTGGTTTGTTGGAAGCGCGCAATCTGTCTCGAGTACATGGATAAG GCCGATGTTCTGGAGTATTATGATCAGACTGTTAGTTCTCCTACTGGTTCATTCTATATACCTGCTGTATTAAGG GTTCCACATTTGCTTCAGGttgtcaaaagaagaagagtgaaaaaCTCACTTAGTCGTAAAAGCATTTTACTGCGAGACGATTACACTTGTCA ATATTGTTCTTCCCGTGAAAACTTGACCATTGATCATGTTATACCAATCTCTCGAGGTGGAGAATGGACTTGGCAAAACCTG GTAACTGCATGTTCAAGATGCAACTCAAGGAAAGGTCAGAAGACAGTAGAAGAAGCACAGATGAAGTTACTCAAGGTCCCAAAG GAACCAAAAGACTATGACATTGTTGCAATACCATTAACAAATGCAGCTATAAGGATGCTGAGATCGAATAAGGGAATGCCAGAAGAATGGCGTCGGTATCTGGCGAAACCTTTGTCCGAGCCATAG
- the LOC104700959 gene encoding uncharacterized protein LOC104700959 isoform X3, protein MAHFSVRLKLLSSNDGLSSRDQFRQSLFYMAGSGSPLVPVHNRSRFKFGARIFSSYSFPLKRKNTRDFDSTEKNLGIDEDNDEWDFDDGLETDDLSCFRGLVLDISYRPVNVVCWKRAICLEYMDKADVLEYYDQTVSSPTGSFYIPAVLRVPHLLQVVKRRRVKNSLSRKSILLRDDYTCQYCSSRENLTIDHVIPISRGGEWTWQNLRNIGNCMFKMQLKERSEDSRRSTDEVTQGPKGTKRL, encoded by the exons ATGGCACATTTCTCTGTGAGACTTAAGCTTCTCTCTAGCAACGATGGATTATCCTCGAGAGACCAATTCCGCCAGAGCCTTTTTTATATGGCCGGTAGTGGCTCTCCCTTGGTTCCGGTTCATAATAGGAGCCGATTTAAGTTTGGTGCGAGAATTTTCTCGTCTTACTCTTTTCCTTTGAAGAGAAAGAACACGAGAGATTTCGATAGCACCGAGAAAAATCTTGGTATTGACGAAGACAACGATGAGTGGGATTTTGATGATGGTTTAGAGACTGATGATCTGTCTTGCTTCAGAGGCTTGGTTCTTGATATTTCATACAG gccGGTAAATGTGGTTTGTTGGAAGCGCGCAATCTGTCTCGAGTACATGGATAAG GCCGATGTTCTGGAGTATTATGATCAGACTGTTAGTTCTCCTACTGGTTCATTCTATATACCTGCTGTATTAAGG GTTCCACATTTGCTTCAGGttgtcaaaagaagaagagtgaaaaaCTCACTTAGTCGTAAAAGCATTTTACTGCGAGACGATTACACTTGTCA ATATTGTTCTTCCCGTGAAAACTTGACCATTGATCATGTTATACCAATCTCTCGAGGTGGAGAATGGACTTGGCAAAACCTG CGTAACATAGGTAACTGCATGTTCAAGATGCAACTCAAGGAAAGGTCAGAAGACAGTAGAAGAAGCACAGATGAAGTTACTCAAGGTCCCAAAG GAACCAAAAGACTATGA
- the LOC104700960 gene encoding importin-5-like (The sequence of the model RefSeq protein was modified relative to this genomic sequence to represent the inferred CDS: added 4 bases not found in genome assembly) codes for MAVDQQTQIQLSFILGPDSSHFETLISHLMSSSNEQRSHAESLFNLCKQTQPDSLALKLVQSLNSSPSLDLRAMSAVLLRKQLTRSGDGDDDSTFIYPRIAESTRLTLKSLLLASLQQESAKSIAKKVCDTISELASAILPENGWPELLPFMFQCVVASSDNPNLQEYALLIFSRLAQYIGETLVPHLTTLHSVFSQSLRNSTSADVRIAALGAAINFIQCLSEPSDRDIFQDLLPLMMQTLTEALNSGQEATAQEALELLIELAGTEPRFLRRQLLEVVGSMLQIAEAESLEEGTRHLAIEFVITLAEARERAPGMIRKLPHFISKLFSVLMHMLLDIEDDPAWHTAENEDEDAGETTNYGFGQECLDRLAISLGGNTILPVASQVFSAFFAASEWQKHHAALIALAQIAEGCSKVMIRNLEQVVSMVLNSFQHPHPRVRWAAINAIGQLSTDVGPELQTKYNQSVLPALVGAMDDFQNPRVQAHAASAVLNFSENCTPEILTPYLDGVIRKLLVLLQNQKQMVQEGALTALASVADSSQELFQKYYDAVMPYLKAILVNANDKANRMLRAKSMECISLVGMAVGKEKFKDDAKQVMDVLISLQGSQLEADDPTTSYMLQAWARLCKCLGQDFIPYMTVVMPPLLLSAQLKPDVIISSADSDADIDDDDDSIETITLGDKRIGIKTSVLEEKATACNMLCCYADELKEGFFPWIDQVAPILVPLLKFYFHEEVRKAAVSGMPELLRSAKLAVEKGKSQGRNESYIKHLSDYIIPALLEALHKEPEVEICASMLESLNECVQACSF; via the exons ATGGCGGTCGATCAACAAACTCAGATTCAACTGTCCTTCATCCTCGGCCCCGATTCTTCCCActtcgaaaccctaatttctcacCTCATGTCTTCTTCAAACGAACAGCGCTCCCACGCCGAGTCTCTCTTCAATCTCtgcaaacaaacacaacccGACTCGCTCGCTTTGAAGCTCGTTCAATCTCTCAACTCATCTCCCAGTCTCGACCTTCGTGCTATGTCCGCTGTTTTGCTTCGGAAACAACTCACCCGTTCTGGAGACGGCGACGACGATTCCACTTTTATCTACCCTCGCATTGCTGAATCCACTCGTTTGACTCTCAAGTCTCTTCTCCTCGCGTCTCTGCAGCAGGAGAGTGCTAAATCTATAGCTAAGAAGGTTTGCGATACTATCTCTGAACTTGCGTCTGCGATTTTACCGGAGAATGGATGGCCCGAGTTACTTCCCTTCATGTTCCAGTGCGTTGTTGCTTCTTCGGATAACCCGAATCTCCAGGAGTACGCTTTgttgattttctctagattgGCTCAGTACATTGGTGAAACGTTGGTTCCTCACCTGACTACTCTACATTCTGTGTTTTCTCAGTCTTTAAGAAACTCCACATCTGCTGATGTTAGAATCGCGGCTTTGGGTGCTGCCATTAATTTTATCCAGTGTTTGTCAGAGCCTTCCGATAGggatatttttcaagatttgttGCCGTTGATGATGCAGACTTTGACTGAGGCATTGAATTCTGGGCAAGAAGCTACAGCACAGGAAGCCCTGGAGCTTCTCATTGAATTGGCTGGTACCGAACCGAGGTTTCTGAGGAGACAGCTTCTCGAAGTTGTTGGTTCAATGCTTCAGATTGCCGAAGCCGAGAGTTTAGAAGAAGGAACTAGGCACTTGGCTATAGAATTTGTCATTACATTGGCTGAGGCACGAGAAAGAGCTCCCGGCATGATTAGGAAATTGCCACACTTCATTAGCAAACTCTTTAGCGTGTTGATGCACATGCTTTTGGACATTGAGGATGACCCGGCATGGCACACTGCCGAGAATGAGGATGAAGATGCTGGCGAGACCACTAATTATGGTTTTGGACAAGAATGTCTGGACAGGCTTGCTATATCTTTGGGTGGGAATACTATTCTTCCTGTTGCCTCTCAAGTTTTCTCAGCTTTCTTCGCTGCTTCTGAGTGGCAGAAGCACCATGCTGCTCTCATTGCTCTTGCCCAAATTGCTGAAGGTTGCTC GTTATGATAAGAAACCTGGAACAGGTGGTTTCTATGGTTCTGAACTCTTTTCAGCATCCCCATCCTCGTGTCCGATGGGCAGCAATTAATGCAATTGGACAATTGTCTACAGATGTAGGACCTGagttacaaactaaatataatcaGTCTGTTCTGCCTGCGCTTGTTGGAGCCATGGATGACTTTCAGAACCCTCGAGTCCAG GCCCATGCTGCTTCCGCTGTTCTTAACTTCAGTGAGAATTGCACCCCAGAAATTTTAACCCCTTATTTGGATGGAGTTATTCGCAAGCTTCTTGTACTGCTTCAG AATCAAAAACAAATGGTGCAAGAGGGTGCTTTGACTGCTTTGGCGTCAGTTGCTGATTCTTCACAG GAACTATTCCAAAAGTACTATGATGCTGTTATGCCTTACTTGAAAGCTATTTTGGTCAATGCAAATGATAAAGCTAATCGTATGCTTCGCGCTAAGTCAATGGAGTGCATTAGTTTGGTTGGAATGGCTGTTGGAAAGGAAAAATTTAAGGACGATGCAAAGCAG GTCATGGACGTGCTGATATCCTTACAAGGTTCGCAATTGGAAGCGGACGATCCAACAACAAGCTACATGTTACAG GCTTGGGCTAGACTCTGCAAATGCCTTGGACAAGATTTTATTCCTTACATGACTGTTGTTATGCCCCCTTTGCTTCTATCAGCCCAGCTCAAGCCAGATGTTATCATTTCATCTGCAGATTCAGATGCAGATATTGATGACGACGATGATAG CATTGAGACCATCACTCTTGGTGACAAGAGGATAGGGATCAAAACTAGTGTGTTAGAGGAGAAAGCTACTGCCTGTAACATGCTGTGTTGCTATGCTGATGAGCTAAAAGAAGGGTTTTTCCCTTGGATTGATCAG GTTGCTCCTATTTTAGTTCCTCTTCTCAAGTTTTATTTCCATGAAGAAGTTAGGAAGGCTGCAGTATCAG GTATGCCGGAGTTGTTACGCTCAGCCAAACTTGCTGTGGAGAAAGGGAAATCTCAGGGTCGTAATGAATCCTATATAAAGCACTTGAGCGATTATATAATACCAGCATTGTTGGAGGCTTTGCACAAG GAGCCTGAAGTGGAGATTTGCGCAAGCATGCTGGAGTCATTAAACGAGTGTGTACAGGCTTGTAGTTTCTGA